The Pseudomonas fragi DNA window ACCGCGAGGGAATACCCCGGGCGGCCCCCTGCAAGTGCTCTTTGCTGCGAGGCCAGACGGCGCTCCCACTCAAGTCTGCCCGCACGGATTTGGGGCAAGTCGGCCATCACCTGCTTGCGGCCGTTGAAAGTGATTTCCTTGCCGTCCAGCACGGCCAGCTCGGCCTCCAGATAGCGGTCAATCATGGTTTGCGGGTCTACAGCCATGCGCCTTGTCCTGTGTCGACCCAGCCGCCAACAGATATCGGCTCAGCTGGGGGTTGGTGGGCCGCCGGTTCCGGCTCGGCGGCCGGGGCGGATAGTTCGGCCGGCTCGTCTTGCGGCCGCTCAATGACTTGAGGCAGCCCCCTTGAAAGCTCGTCCAGATCCAGACCAAAACGCTGCTGGCTGATCCGTAGCGCCGCGATGGCGTACACGTAACAGTCCAGCGCCTCGTTACGCCGCTTGCTGGCATCCCAACGGAACACCCGGCGCCCCCTGACCACGACCCACTTTTTGCTTTCCGAGGTGAGCTGCTTCAGCTCGGCCTCATCGCAGATGTTGTCGTCGGCAGGGAAATGCACGCAGCCAGGTACCGGCTGATCGCCGTCTGGCTGGATTTTGAGACGGTTGTAAATAATCTCTTTGGCGTTGTCGGTGCCCACCTCGGTGAGGTAGGTCTTGCTCTTCTTTTCTTTCTTGCGCGGGAAGTTGGCAATGGGCTTGCCGTAGACGCTTGCACCGAAAATCGGAATGACCCAATGCACGCCATGTTTGCGGCTTTCCAGCCGCACCTCGTCCGAGTAGTGGCCGCCGGAGTCCCAGCACCATCGCTCGACGCCCATCACCTGACCATCGGCCCGGGTGAACTGGCGGTGCAGCTCCACGCCCACCTTTTTGCGCAGCACCTGACTGGCCGGGTCGCCGTACAGAATGAATCGGTAAACCAGCCAACTTTCCTCACCGGCGCCGAACGCCCAGACACGGCCCTCGTAACGGTCGTCCTGCGTGTCGATGGAACCGAACAGCGCCACGGCGCGGCCCGGTACTTGTGCGCCGTAGTTCTCGCGACGGTCGCGCAACTGCTCCCAGTCGACCTTTTCCGTCTGGTCTTCTTCCCAGACTTCGCCCAGCGTCGTGTTTACAAAGGTCTTGAGCTTGCCCAAGTCCTTGCCGACCTCGATCCGCTCGGCCGCAATATCCACCCAAGTGGTGAACGTCGAATAAATCGTCCAGATATGAAACGTGACCGAGCGCGGCGTGGGGATCGGCTGGTCATCCGCGCCGAACCACTCCATGCCGTTGCGCGTCCATATGCCCGTGCGTTCGCAGATGTAACGCCCGAACTGGGCCGCCTCGACCATTTCGTGATATTCAAAAGTACCGCCCTGACAGTGCTCGCACAGATACCAAGCGTTCTCGACTTCGCCCAGCTCGTTGGTGCACCACTTGAGCCCGTAAGGCTCATCCTTGCCGCCCCACTTCAGGTGCTGTTCACCTTCACAGCACGGCGGTTTGATATGGAATCGCAGGTAGTGCGGCGACTTCTCGGCCGCCCGGCTGATCTGGCATTGGCCGGCGATACCCAGCGTTGAGCCGCGTATGGATTTCTTGTAGGTTGCACCCTCAAGGCGCTTGTCCCCCAAAGAGGTGGGCGAGCCCTCCCCCTCAATGTCGTGGTCGAACTTCGACAGCTCGTCGTAGATCACCTCGTCCGGGCTTTTCTCCCGGTAGTTGCGCGCTGCCTTGCCGCCCAGGCACCACAGCATCTTCTGGTTATCGAAACGCTTGGCGTCTTGCGTGTTGTCGCTGTGCTTGCGGCCGAACCACGGTGCCAGGGCCAGCAGCACCGGAACGTCACGGATCATCGTGTCGACGTGCCGTTTCATCAGCTCGTCAGCGTCGGGATCGGTCGGGCAGTAGCTCAGCACGTTGCGTTTTTTGTGCTGAATCTTGTAGCCGATGTTGGCCATCAGCATCTTGGTGTAACCCACGCGAGCCGACTTGTGCAGGTTGAACACCCGAATCAGGTCATTGCCCATAGCGTTGAGGATCGCCACCTGAAACGCGGCCGTCACCCAGCGGCCTTGCTGATAAGAGGACTCCGACGACAGATAAAAATGCGTGTCGGCCCACTCCACCGCCGTCAGCGGCGGCTCTTTGTACAGTGCATTGAGTCCCCGTCGAACGGCGTCAGCCAGCGCCCTCATCCAGGGTGGCGATGTAGT harbors:
- a CDS encoding phage terminase large subunit family protein; amino-acid sequence: MTTSPPWMRALADAVRRGLNALYKEPPLTAVEWADTHFYLSSESSYQQGRWVTAAFQVAILNAMGNDLIRVFNLHKSARVGYTKMLMANIGYKIQHKKRNVLSYCPTDPDADELMKRHVDTMIRDVPVLLALAPWFGRKHSDNTQDAKRFDNQKMLWCLGGKAARNYREKSPDEVIYDELSKFDHDIEGEGSPTSLGDKRLEGATYKKSIRGSTLGIAGQCQISRAAEKSPHYLRFHIKPPCCEGEQHLKWGGKDEPYGLKWCTNELGEVENAWYLCEHCQGGTFEYHEMVEAAQFGRYICERTGIWTRNGMEWFGADDQPIPTPRSVTFHIWTIYSTFTTWVDIAAERIEVGKDLGKLKTFVNTTLGEVWEEDQTEKVDWEQLRDRRENYGAQVPGRAVALFGSIDTQDDRYEGRVWAFGAGEESWLVYRFILYGDPASQVLRKKVGVELHRQFTRADGQVMGVERWCWDSGGHYSDEVRLESRKHGVHWVIPIFGASVYGKPIANFPRKKEKKSKTYLTEVGTDNAKEIIYNRLKIQPDGDQPVPGCVHFPADDNICDEAELKQLTSESKKWVVVRGRRVFRWDASKRRNEALDCYVYAIAALRISQQRFGLDLDELSRGLPQVIERPQDEPAELSAPAAEPEPAAHQPPAEPISVGGWVDTGQGAWL